The following are encoded in a window of Oscillospiraceae bacterium genomic DNA:
- a CDS encoding cyclic-di-AMP receptor, whose product MKLLLCIVSNDDSSAVQAALTSEGYFTTKLSSTGGFLKAGNTTFLIGADNADVDKIISIIGKYSKRRKTVLPSSMPTTVYSGAPMNTGSAPIEVSIGGATVFVLNIERFEKM is encoded by the coding sequence ATGAAGCTGTTGCTCTGTATCGTTTCCAACGACGACAGTTCCGCTGTCCAGGCGGCGCTGACCTCCGAGGGCTATTTCACCACGAAATTATCCTCCACCGGCGGTTTTTTAAAAGCCGGCAATACCACCTTCCTGATCGGCGCAGACAATGCCGACGTCGATAAAATCATTTCCATCATCGGAAAATACAGCAAACGCCGTAAGACCGTTCTGCCCAGCTCCATGCCCACGACTGTCTATTCCGGCGCTCCGATGAACACCGGTTCGGCCCCGATCGAGGTCTCCATCGGCGGCGCAACCGTCTTTGTGCTCAATATCGAACGCTTCGAAAAAATGTAA
- a CDS encoding metallophosphoesterase, with protein sequence MSRILRVDIPDGSRVLVTSDVHGYPDLLKTLLKKAEYRSGEDFLFILGDTLEKGPDNIGAMEYVYTLSKNPRVYVTLGNVDWWLWRLFEGDLQKALDYTVFRPDNTLSQAAKKLGSAQIDDTFRILFINKYKEEISFYKNLPCCIETEQYVFSHAGLPESGTLDDSPAVPDADFVANYNFYLSRKNHTGKTVICGHIPTYYLNPGPNFNPFFDCENDVIFIDGGTITYARQLNMLIITDKIDFITADALPKARVTKDVSGDMSGCIKITADRHRKQLDNTEVEVLEDAGDFLRVRCVNTGEEGLAKNEMLDGDLYWGELSAFLSAKKGDIVGIAKDGMSGYTYVKNAAGDMGFLPNEAIEKL encoded by the coding sequence ATGAGTAGAATCCTCCGCGTCGATATCCCCGACGGCAGCCGTGTTTTGGTCACTTCCGATGTCCATGGCTATCCCGACCTGCTGAAAACCCTGTTAAAAAAGGCCGAATACCGCTCGGGCGAGGACTTTTTATTCATTTTGGGCGACACACTCGAAAAAGGCCCCGATAACATCGGCGCGATGGAATACGTCTATACCCTCTCCAAAAACCCTCGCGTCTATGTGACCCTCGGCAATGTCGATTGGTGGCTGTGGCGTCTTTTCGAGGGCGACCTGCAAAAAGCGCTCGACTACACCGTTTTCCGCCCCGACAACACCCTCTCTCAGGCGGCGAAAAAGCTCGGTTCAGCGCAAATCGACGATACTTTCCGTATATTATTTATAAATAAATACAAAGAGGAAATTTCTTTTTATAAAAACCTGCCCTGCTGCATCGAAACCGAACAGTACGTTTTTTCTCATGCCGGCCTGCCGGAGAGCGGTACACTCGACGACTCACCCGCAGTTCCGGATGCGGACTTTGTCGCAAATTACAATTTCTATCTCTCGCGTAAAAACCACACCGGCAAAACCGTGATCTGCGGCCATATCCCGACCTATTACCTCAATCCCGGCCCGAATTTCAATCCGTTTTTCGACTGCGAAAACGATGTGATTTTTATCGACGGCGGCACGATCACCTATGCCCGCCAGCTGAACATGCTGATCATCACCGACAAAATCGATTTCATCACCGCCGATGCCCTGCCCAAAGCCCGCGTGACCAAGGACGTTTCCGGCGATATGAGCGGCTGCATTAAAATCACCGCCGACCGCCACCGCAAGCAGCTCGACAACACCGAAGTCGAAGTATTAGAGGATGCGGGCGATTTTCTGCGGGTGCGCTGCGTCAACACCGGAGAAGAGGGGCTGGCCAAAAACGAGATGCTCGACGGCGACCTCTATTGGGGCGAACTCTCGGCTTTCCTGTCCGCCAAAAAGGGCGACATCGTCGGCATCGCCAAAGACGGCATGAGCGGCTACACCTATGTCAAGAACGCCGCCGGAGACATGGGCTTTCTGCCCAACGAGGCGATTGAAAAGTTATGA
- a CDS encoding DUF1730 domain-containing protein, producing MYNTVENILISSGVSNFGFCAAEPAVFRSPPKTPFGFTPASVITAAFPYRTPSSGNENLCLYARVPDYHEVIGARLKTACDALLAAYPNHHFLPFVDSAVISEVAAALRCNLGVLGKNRLLITPKYGSYVFIGAILTDLKLDPCEKPVSFCPDCGRCIDACPTGALSGKGDCLSRITQKKGELAEEESELILKGGLVWGCDVCQTVCPLNDNAALTDLPEFTSGIKGRIGAEDLDDLTGRAYGWRGREVLLRNLKILGQYDKILP from the coding sequence ATGTATAATACCGTTGAAAATATATTAATATCTTCCGGTGTCTCCAATTTCGGATTCTGCGCCGCCGAACCGGCGGTTTTCCGCAGCCCGCCCAAAACCCCGTTCGGCTTCACGCCCGCCTCGGTGATCACGGCGGCGTTTCCCTATCGGACACCCTCTTCCGGCAATGAAAATCTGTGCCTGTATGCCCGTGTACCGGATTATCACGAGGTGATCGGTGCACGCTTGAAAACCGCCTGCGACGCGCTTTTAGCCGCATACCCGAATCATCATTTTCTGCCATTTGTCGATTCGGCGGTCATTTCCGAAGTCGCGGCGGCATTGCGCTGCAACCTCGGTGTTCTCGGCAAAAACCGCCTGCTGATTACGCCGAAGTACGGTTCCTATGTCTTTATCGGTGCGATTTTGACCGATCTCAAACTCGATCCCTGCGAAAAACCCGTCTCTTTTTGTCCCGATTGTGGGCGCTGCATCGACGCCTGCCCGACGGGCGCATTGTCCGGAAAAGGCGACTGCCTGTCCCGCATCACCCAGAAAAAAGGCGAACTGGCAGAAGAAGAATCTGAACTCATCCTCAAAGGCGGTCTTGTCTGGGGCTGTGATGTCTGCCAAACTGTTTGCCCGCTCAACGACAACGCGGCGCTCACCGATCTGCCCGAATTTACAAGCGGCATAAAGGGCCGTATCGGCGCCGAAGATTTGGACGATCTGACCGGACGCGCTTACGGTTGGCGCGGCCGCGAAGTGCTATTACGCAACTTGAAAATTCTCGGGCAATATGATAAAATTTTACCATAA
- a CDS encoding peptidoglycan bridge formation glycyltransferase FemA/FemB family protein, whose translation MTDREIENFIKTSPKGHFCQSEKWAAVKHDWTRKTVAVTGEDGQIKGAISFLLRKTPVLPFHLMYAPRGPVCDPDDAETLKALIEKSKELAKKCHGYIIKIDPDVPVQNSGFIKTLEDAGFSRVAGKNFDAVQPNFVFRLDIKGKTEDEIFAAFAAKTRYNIRVAEKNGVTVRVGGLPDLTEFARIMKITGERDGFPTRPKSYFEGLLTAMGENARLYVAELDGKMIAATIPIQYGNKTWYLYGASDNEYRNAMPNYLLQWEMIRWAIQSGCEIYDFRGVSGDLTPENPLYGLYRFKKGFGGELTEFCGEFNLVTNPAVEKLVNNGLEFLKKIRR comes from the coding sequence TTGACCGACAGAGAGATTGAAAATTTTATAAAGACCAGCCCGAAGGGGCATTTTTGCCAAAGCGAAAAGTGGGCCGCCGTCAAGCATGACTGGACCCGCAAAACCGTTGCTGTCACCGGCGAAGACGGCCAAATCAAGGGTGCGATCTCATTTTTGCTGCGCAAGACCCCCGTGCTGCCTTTTCATTTGATGTACGCCCCGCGCGGCCCGGTCTGCGACCCCGACGACGCCGAGACCCTCAAGGCGTTAATCGAAAAATCCAAGGAACTGGCCAAAAAGTGCCACGGATATATCATCAAAATCGACCCCGACGTGCCGGTGCAAAATTCCGGTTTTATCAAAACCCTCGAAGACGCGGGATTTTCGCGTGTCGCCGGCAAGAATTTCGACGCCGTCCAGCCCAATTTCGTCTTCCGGCTCGACATCAAGGGCAAAACCGAAGACGAGATTTTCGCCGCTTTTGCCGCCAAGACCCGTTATAATATCCGTGTCGCCGAGAAAAACGGCGTTACCGTGCGCGTCGGCGGCCTGCCCGACCTCACCGAGTTTGCGCGCATCATGAAAATCACCGGCGAGCGCGACGGTTTTCCCACACGCCCCAAAAGCTACTTTGAGGGCTTACTGACCGCGATGGGTGAAAACGCCCGCTTATATGTCGCCGAGCTCGACGGCAAGATGATCGCGGCGACCATCCCGATCCAATACGGCAATAAAACTTGGTACCTCTACGGCGCGTCGGATAACGAATACCGCAACGCCATGCCGAATTATCTGCTCCAGTGGGAGATGATCCGCTGGGCGATCCAGAGCGGCTGTGAGATTTACGATTTTCGCGGCGTCTCGGGCGATCTGACCCCCGAAAATCCCCTCTACGGACTCTACCGCTTCAAAAAGGGCTTCGGCGGCGAACTGACCGAGTTCTGCGGTGAATTCAACCTCGTCACCAACCCCGCCGTCGAAAAGCTGGTCAACAACGGCCTCGAATTTCTGAAAAAAATTCGGCGATAA
- the alr gene encoding alanine racemase: MAIITAKASALAQNFEKLTALIAPAKVFPFIKADGYGLGLDFVVRTLAEHGADTFCTARYEDASAIRQMLPEAQILLCSVYEKPDTVKAILAENIIATVGSVEGLKLCAALREGELAVNVAIDTGMGRFGLRKDELSEFAELYKSISNIHIVSAFTHFANCFGGKKGDKATLIQLERFNETVQEMRNLGLNPGILHAANSAAALLLPESRLDAVRCGSALLGRSAGSSAAGLEKVGRLYGEVLCLRTLRKGETIGYGSIFKAKRDMTIAIIDCGHADGVFLTREHDGFRFSDRLRYIKRDLTQNRLCGTFNGQKLPVVGRVGLTNLAVSVVNSDLKAGDLIEFDFNPVFCGAKEIRYE, encoded by the coding sequence ATGGCCATCATCACAGCCAAAGCTTCCGCACTGGCACAAAATTTCGAAAAATTGACCGCTCTCATTGCTCCGGCCAAGGTCTTTCCGTTCATCAAGGCGGACGGTTACGGCTTGGGGTTGGACTTTGTCGTGCGTACGCTGGCCGAACACGGCGCGGACACCTTCTGCACCGCCCGTTATGAAGACGCTTCCGCCATCCGCCAAATGCTGCCCGAGGCCCAAATCCTCCTCTGCTCGGTCTATGAAAAACCCGACACGGTCAAAGCCATCCTCGCCGAAAACATCATCGCGACCGTCGGCAGCGTTGAGGGTCTAAAACTCTGCGCCGCTCTGCGCGAAGGCGAACTTGCGGTCAATGTCGCAATCGACACCGGCATGGGACGCTTCGGCCTGCGAAAAGATGAATTATCCGAATTTGCCGAACTGTATAAATCGATCAGCAATATACATATCGTATCTGCATTTACCCATTTTGCCAACTGTTTCGGCGGCAAAAAGGGCGACAAGGCCACCCTGATTCAACTCGAACGTTTTAACGAAACCGTTCAGGAAATGCGCAATCTCGGTTTGAATCCCGGTATATTGCATGCGGCCAATTCCGCGGCGGCGCTGCTGCTGCCCGAGAGCCGCCTTGACGCGGTGCGCTGCGGTTCCGCACTGCTCGGCCGGAGCGCGGGCTCTTCTGCGGCCGGATTGGAGAAAGTCGGAAGGCTTTACGGCGAGGTGCTGTGCCTGCGCACGCTCAGAAAAGGCGAAACCATCGGTTACGGCAGCATTTTCAAGGCAAAGCGCGATATGACCATCGCCATTATCGACTGCGGCCACGCCGACGGCGTGTTTTTGACCCGCGAACACGACGGCTTCCGTTTTTCCGACCGCCTGCGTTATATCAAGCGCGACCTGACCCAAAACCGCCTGTGCGGCACTTTCAACGGTCAAAAACTTCCGGTCGTCGGACGGGTCGGTCTGACCAACCTTGCCGTTTCAGTCGTAAATTCCGACTTAAAAGCCGGAGACCTAATTGAGTTTGATTTTAATCCGGTCTTCTGCGGCGCCAAAGAGATCCGCTATGAGTAG